GGTCTCTTTCTGCACTCTCTTGCCCTATCAAAGCCATCCCGTACAACCAAGAATGCCAAAGGAATCCCAGCCACGGCTCTTGGGCATGTAGCCGTAAAGCCTCTGCTTGGAGTCCCTGTAACAAATGGAGAACTGGCCTTGGAGCCATGGAACCACAGAGCCCTGGGTTCGAGTCCTGACTTTGATACCTAGAAGCCAGGGGCTGGAAGGCAGCCATGTTGAGATATGGCTCATATCCAGAACATATTCATGTATTAGAATGCTGCTCGGATGATTAGATGACTGATCTCAGTTCACATTACACACGTATTTTAAAGGCCAACTTGGGGGGGGGTCAGTCAGGTTAGGAGCTGCTGGAGGAAGAGAACTCTGGGGTTCCTTTCACCTCTAGCCTCAGGCTCAGGGGCCTCTCAGAGGGACCTGATGACACTTTAACACTGAAGGTAAAGAAGGGGCAATGAGGGTCCCTCTTCAGCTCTCTTCAGAAAACCTTCCACCCCCGCCCGAGGGCATTCGTACCACCCTGCGCTCTGGGAGAGGATCTCTTCTGGGAAAGCTGCTCTGGGAGGTGACTACTGGAAATACTGGACGGGAAGCTGCTCCAAACAGAAGAAATAGCCAGCTGGAGACGTAGTCAGCTGGGGAAACCATTTCTGACAGGAAGAGCCAAGCCGCCGCGGAGAACCGCAGAACTGGAGAACCAGACAACCAGAGAACTGGAGAACGGGAGAACCAGAGATCTGCTCCACATAACTGGCATCTCAGTCTTCAGCCAGACTTCTGGGAAAGAGAAGGGCAAACTCGGAGAAGAAACACTCCGAAATCTGGGCATTGTGTCGCAGACCAGAGTGGGGGCAAGAAGGCCCGCCACCGATTCCTTAATCCCAGTCCCCCGAGACTTCAGAAGGGACGCGGATATGAGTGAGGGGAGCCAGCAGGGGAAAGTATGTGCTACAGCCAGAAAGGACGAAGGCTTAACAACGGAACCCACCACAGTTCCAGAGGACGAATGAGGAAACTCGTTATCAGCCTTATTTTGATGAGAGGAGACGGTACCCAGAGGGCAGCTGGAGCATCTGGGGGGACAGAGCCAGGGGAGGAATTTGTCCTGCTCGACTCTGCCTCACCTACACTGGATTtacttttctcctcctctcagTGAGTGGGAAGCAGAAGGAGAAAATTCAGAaccaaaaatagaataaaatcggGTTAAAAACGCGCCTAACGTAGCTGTAAGGACTTTGATGGGAAGCTGGCCTGAAGCCTGCGAGTAGCTTACGCACCGCAGGAAGGGCTCCTGCCGTGAAGAAGAGGGGCAAAGGGGAGGAACTGTTCTGCGCAAAACAGCCGAGTAGGCCCGGCTAGATGAAGTGAGGCCTGAGAGCAGTTTCGGATGGGTCGGTACCGAACAGGAACGCTTTGACTTCTTGTAAAATTCTCTGAGATTCGTGCCTTCCATTTTTAATGCTTGTGTTAGCTATTCAGGGATACCTTAATAGAATGGCCCTAATTAATTAACCAACAGGGGCTTGTCAAGTCTCCACGTGTGGCCTGGGTGCCTCCTGGGTGCTCGCAGCACCACTTTCGGCCCAGATCCTTCGGCTTGTGATAATGTAagcagctgccccctcccccccattacTCTCATAAACTAGGCAGTGCAACAGAGCGTGGgagcgcccccccccccatttaatgCCAGTTCAAGGCTCCTTCTTGTCTTTACTTCACAGAGGGCAGGGACCGCGCTGTCTGCCCCCCTTTCCACCCTCAACTATGAGGCAGCCTCATGACTTCCGGGGAAGCAGTGAGCAGAGGAGAGCACTAGCTCGGCCAAGAGTGTCTGCTGGGCCCAGCAGGATTCCCTGTCGTGAGGGGTTTCCTTGAACGCCCCCCTTGTGTGCTGGTGTTTCATGAAAGCGGAAACTAGGTTTGGCAGTCTGTTCTTATGGGAAGGCATCACGTCACAGTGAAGGGAGCTCCAGCCTGGAGTGAGAAAGCTCCGAGTTCTAGTCCTGTTTATGTGCAGACATGCATTTCTCAGAGCTCTGGGCCCACAGTCAAGAAGAATTCAGTTTAAATCCAGGCACCAACCATTACTGGCTGTGCCTCCCTGGGCAAATCGCTCTACCCCTGCCTCAGTTTGCTGGCtggtaaaatggggacagtaattATGGCTACCCTCAGCATAAAAGGCGAGTCTTTGTCATTCCTCTCTAACCCTTCTGGCTCTCTGGTGCGGATCTCGGGCTAAAGGCTTCTCTGGGGCACTTATTTTGAGGGTGCTAGAAGTGGCGGAGGCCCCCCTAGTAGGAGAGGGGATAGATGGACTGGCTGACGTGGCGGAAGGCCCAAACCCCTGACCTCTGGAGCCTCGTTATTCCCATCTGTCGAATGGGCACAAGAAGGTGACTGCCCCACGGTAGTTGCTTCACTGAGGGTGGTCCTTTAGCGCcctctggggctggggctggggctggggctgcggAAGGAGGACAAAGCCAGCTTCTGCTCTCCGAAGGAGAGGCTGACATGACAGCGGGAGGCCAGGCAGGCGGAGGGCTGCGGAAAGGCCTCCGGGAGTGAGTGGAGGGGACTGGATGGGGGGCGGGGAGGGCTGGAGGGAGAGCCTTCGGGCATGGGCAGCCGGAGAGGAGCCTGGAGTCCTGACAAGCCAGAGAGGCCGGCCGCACTGCCCGAGGAGGtcgtgggggaggggggagcaagCTGCCCGCCTCCCCGAAATGGCGCCGAGGGTTCTGCCACGCTGGGAAGAGGCCTGGATGCCCCGGATAGGCCGCACAGAGCCGCAGCGTCCAGCTCTCCCCTCCGCCAGGAAAGACTGAGGCCAGACTACCGAGGAGGCGCGCAGGGAGGGCGGGGCGGGAGCGGggaggagcctcgggcagagacACCTGCGCCCCTCCCCCAGCCTCTGCCGGGGCTCGGAGAGAGCAGACGAGGAGCTTGGGAGGGCCCGCGGGGAGGGCGGGGAGGGCGCTCTGTGGGCAGCGCCCGGCCTCCGCGAGAAGGGCACCGTCGGGGTCCTGACGCCCTGCGGGCCCGTGCCGTGGGCGGCTCGGAGAGGCCCTATCCCGGCTCTACGGCAGCGCCGCACGTGGTGGCCACACAACACGCACGCAGGACGTACGCAGACGGCCTGCGTGGGTCTGCAGGTGTGCGGAGCCAGACAGTGCAAGAGACGACCCCGAAGATCCCGAAGGCCCGCCCTCGCCCGCCTGCCCCGCGGGGATTGGCCATCGTGAAGCCGGGGGCGGAGCCTCTGGAGGGAGCTCTGGGCCCTCCGGCCTTGTCCCTACAGCCCCGGGGCAGAGCCAGAATGTGCCCTAAAGAGGGAGCAGCTTCCCGCCGCTGCGGAGGAGTCTGTTTGTTAAACCTCCGCAGGGAGCGGGCAGCGTCCGCACCCCGGAATGGCAAATGCTCCAAAGGCGGCCCCAATCGCCGCCCGTCCGGCCAGCTGAGGACGCAGCCTTGGGAAGGTTCTGGGCAAAAGCCTAAGAATGAAGCCGAATCCTAAGCGGGTGCCGCCGCCACACTCCCCGCCCCCCAAGCGGAGAGCCGGGTGTTAAACATTCCCCTGTCTCTCGCGCGCTGCCACGTGGGGTTAGACAACCGGGCAGTCGCCCTAGCCAAGAgcggttctgagttcaa
The window above is part of the Gracilinanus agilis isolate LMUSP501 chromosome 4, AgileGrace, whole genome shotgun sequence genome. Proteins encoded here:
- the LOC123244801 gene encoding translation initiation factor IF-2-like codes for the protein MGSRRGAWSPDKPERPAALPEEVVGEGGASCPPPRNGAEGSATLGRGLDAPDRPHRAAASSSPLRQERLRPDYRGGAQGGRGGSGEEPRAETPAPLPQPLPGLGESRRGAWEGPRGGRGGRSVGSARPPREGHRRGPDALRARAVGGSERPYPGSTAAPHVVATQHARRTYADGLRGSAGVRSQTVQETTPKIPKARPRPPAPRGLAIVKPGAEPLEGALGPPALSLQPRGRARMCPKEGAASRRCGGVCLLNLRRERAASAPRNGKCSKGGPNRRPSGQLRTQPWEGSGQKPKNEAES